Part of the Tenacibaculum sp. SZ-18 genome, AGATGAAGTTGTAGGATTACTAAAACAAAGTGTAAGACCAGAATTTTTAAATAGAATTGATGATATCGTTATGTTTACACCGCTTACCTCTGATCATATCCGAAATATTGTAGAGATACAGTTAAACAGTGTAAAACGAACAGTTGCAAAGCAAAACATTGTTTTAGACGCTACGGATGAAGCTATCAATTATTTGGCTTTAAAAGGTTACCAGCCAGAATATGGAGCAAGACCGGTAAAAAGAGTTATTCAGAAAGACGTTTTAAATAAACTATCTAAAGAAATTTTATCAGGAAAAGTTACCACTGATAGTATTATTCTTTTAGATGCTTTTGACGATAAATTGGTCTTTAGAAATCAATCGGAATTAGTAGTAAATTCATAATAGTAATTTTAAGTTAGGTTAAAAAGGATGCTTAGTAATTAAGCATCCTTTAGTTTTTATTACTTTCGTGAAAAATCAAATATGATGAAAAATATCTTTTTAACATTATTATTCCTATTCGGAATCCAAACTGTAACAGCACAATCTGAAACTACTACTTACTATTTTATCAGACATGCAGATAAAGTATTAACGAATAAAAAAGATAGAGATCCAGATTTAACCAAAAAAGGATATGCTAGAGCTCAAAATTGGGCCAAAGTTCTTTCTGATGTGAAATTTGATATTGTATACAGTTCAAACTATAAAAGAACAATTGAAACAGCAAGACCAACAGCTAAAGCTAACGATATCGAATTAAAAATTTACAATCCAAAGAAACCTTTTGATAAAAAGTTTCAAAACGACACTAAAGGAAAAACTGTTTTAATTGTTGGTCATAGCAATAGTTCTCCAACTTTTGTTAATACTATTTTAGGAAAATCAAAATATGAAGAAATAGACGAAAGTAATTATACTAATCTTTATATCGTTCATATTAATAAAGCAAGTAAAACAAGTACATTATTACACATTGGAGATTAATCCTTTGTGTAATAATTAAAATCTTTTAAAACCGTTCCAATAAAGTCAATATCAGAAATACCTTTTGGTTTTCTGATATCAGTAACTTCTTCAATTTTACTTCGTAACTTAATTAAAGTGTTAAAGTCATTTTTGTTTTTTGCCCTAGTGTAAGTATCTTTAATAATTCGAGCATCATTATCTGAAAGCTTTATCACGTTAGCAAAAACAGGCTTATAATCCTCTTTAATATCTTCTAAAATAGTTTTAGAAAAACTAGCTCTATCTTTTAATGCTACAACTACTGTATTTGCGGAAATATCCCCGACTCTTTGATTCTTATTTGTAAAAACAATCATAAAAAAACCAACACATTTTCCTATAATTAAAATAATATAAATAAAACCAAGTAATTGAATACCATATCCTGTAGAGTAAAAATAGACAAATAGAAGAATAAAGAGATTGAAATCTACCATTCTCATAAACCAACGAATAATATAATCTCCAATTGAAGGTCTAAAACCTTCAATATTTATTACACGTATACCTAATATTCGTTTCCCTAAAGTTTGACCATTCATCAGAATTTCAGAGTATAAAGAATAAAAAGTAATTGGTAGGATCATCAGAATATCAATTGCTTTAGCCGACCAGTAATCACCTTCAGTTGCATCTTTTATCAAATTAAAATCAAAAACCTCTAAAATAAAGTAGAGATAACCAAACTTAACGACATTATCTATGATAAATGCTAATAATCGTTGACCTACATTTGCCAATTCAAAATTAATCATAACATTTTGTGTCGTATTTACTTGTAGCGTTTTCATACAATTTTTACATTTGTCTCTATGAGAGAGATCGCTTTTATAAAGCAAAATAAAGAAAAATGGCTTGAATTAGATGAGGTAATTTCAAATAATATTGAAAAAACTCCCGATGAAATTGCTGACTTGCATGTTAAAATCATGAACGATTTATCATATGCTCAAACCTTTTACCCGAAAAGCAACGTAGTACCTTATCTAAATAAATTAGCTAAAAAAAGTTATGGTAAAATATACCACACTAAAAGGCAGGATAAAAATACTTTAGTTGCATTTTTTCTGGAAACGGTTCCTCTCCTATCTTATAAATACCGTAAGTACATTTACTTATCGTTTATTTTCTTTTTCGTTTGTTTTTTTATCGGATTATTATCCACTTTTAATGATGAAAATTTCGCTCGTCAAATACTTGGAAATAGTTATGTAGATGAAACATTAGAAAATATAGAAAGTGGCGACGCGCTAGCTATATATAAAAACGGTAGTAACTGGGGAAGTTTTATTGGTATTTTAAACAACAATTTACGTGTAGGTTTAAACATGTTTCTCTCTGGTATATTTTTAGGAATTGGTTCAGGATATTATATTATACATAACGGAATTATGGTTGCAGTATTCCAAGCGTTTTTCTATCAAAACAATAGTTTATTTGATAGTTTAAAAGGTATTTGGATTCATGGAACTTTTGAAATATTTGCTATGGTAATTGAAGCTGCATGTGGTTATATTATTGGAGCAAGCATTTTGTTTCCTGGAGCTCTGAAAAGAATTGAATCTTTTAAAAAAGGATTACGAGAAGCATTCTTTATTTTCTTAAGCACCATTCCATTTACGTTTATTGCTGCATTTTTAGAGGGTTATGTTACACGATATTATAATCAGGTTCCAACTATTGTTTGCATTTTAATTATCGCTATTTCCTTATTTAGTATCAGTTATTATTATTTAATTTTTCCATATAAGGTGGCTACTCAAAACAAAGTTAGATAATGATTAAAAAAATTACGTTTTTCTTCTTCCTGTTTTTAATATATTCAACTTCTGCCCAAGAAGATACTTTTTATGAAGTAGAAGAAACCACAGAGGAAGTTTATGAATATGAAGATTACGGAACTAACATTAGTGAAAACCGTAACTTCGATGAAGACCTAAAATCGAAATACGATAGACCCGAATTTAAGTATAAAGAAGAAGAAAAAAAGAAAGTAAGAGAAAAGAAAAAAGACACAGTGAGTTTAGGTTTCTTCAAGGCACTTGCTGAATTTCTAGGAACTTATTTCCCATATATTCTCGCTGTTATAATCATTTTTATAGTTGTGAAAAGCATACTTGCTGGAAATACAGATTTTTGGCGATTCAATAAGAAAAAAATTGAAAAGTCTCCCTTAGTTATAACTCAAGAAGAGGAAGAAAATATTGAAGATACCGATTATGATACGTTATTAAAATTAGCCATTCAAAATGGAGAATTTCGAAAAGCTACTCGTTATTATTACTTGTTGCTTTTGAAAAAACTAAATGAGAAAGAACTAATTACGTACGATAAAGACAAAACTAACTCTGAGTATGTTTTTGAATTAAAGAAAACAGAATTGAGAAAACACTTTTCTTATCTATTATATATTTACGATTATGTTTGGTATGGAGAGTTTCAAGTAGATTTAAAAAACTTCTCTACTATAGAGAATGAGTATCAATCATTTTTTAAAAAGCTTTAATTCATGAAGATTACATCTAACATACCATTTTTAGCTTTTTTAATACTCATTATTTTATTGACAAGCTGCAAGAAAACAAATTGGAGAGAAAATTTCAGAGAGCGTTCAACGGAACCTTTCGGAACTTACATTGTTAAGGAAGAGATGCAGCAATTATTTCCAGATGAAGAAATTTTATTCCTAAAAAGACACATTGAAGATTATTTTATTGAAGAAAATTATTACTACGATTCTTTTTTAGGTAATTATGTGTGTATTAAACCATTTGCTTATCGATTAGGAAACAGTAGTATTGACAAATTATTACGTTTCGCTGGAGCTGGAAACGATATTTTTCTTTCTTTGAATTTCTTTAACTCAAAATTAGAAGAAGAACTTGAATTTGAAACGAAAAATCTTGATACTGATGCCTACACTATTGAAGAACTAAAAGCGTTAAAAGGAACTATTAATCTTGTTAACGATAATTTCGATAATACAAGTTTTACGTATGACAGAAATCTTAGAAGAAATTATTTCTCTTCTTATAATGAGAGTAGAACAACTATTTTAGGAACGCATGAAATCAACGATACCATTCGTCCTAATTTCATAAAAATTCAATATCAAAAAGGAAATGTATTTCTACATACACAACCTATTGCCTTTACAAATTACTTCTTAATTAATGGAAACCAAGAATATGTTGAAAATGTATTTTCATATTTACCGAATAGAATGGTTATTTGGGATCCGTTGAGAAGACAGAGTAAAATAAGAGGTAGCGACGATAAAACTTCTGCTTTAAGTTTTTTCATGCAACATCCTTCACTAAAATGGTCTTTGTATATAGCTTTTATCGGACTTTTTCTATTTATGTTCTTAAATGCTAGAAGAAAACAACGAGCGATTCCAGAAGTAAAACAATTAAAGAATTCAACGCAAGACTTTACTCATACCATTGCTAATTTGTATTTAAAAGAAGAAAATCATAAAAACATAGTTTCAAAGAAAATAAAGTACTTTTTAGAAAAAATAAGATCTAAATATCATTTAGATACCACAAATTTAAACAGCAATTTTATTGAGAGACTTGCTGCAAAAACAGGGAATACAGAACATACAACAAAATATTTGGTAAATACCATCATCGCATTAAACAAAAAATCTGTCTGTACCCAAGACGAATTAGTTCGTTTAAATACATTGATAGAAAACTTTTTAGTAAATAAGTAATTATGGAAGAAACAAGACAAGAAAACGAGAATTTAGAGTTTGAAAATAGAATTGACTTATCAGAATTACAGGAAAGTGTTAATAAAATAAAAACACAGTTAAGCAAAGTAATTGTAGGTCAAAAAGAAATGGTTGACTTGTTAATCGTTGCAATATTTTCTGATGGACATGCTTTAATTGAAGGAGTTCCTGGCGTTGCAAAAACCATGACTACAAAACTTTTATCGAGAGCAATGGATATTGATTTTAGTAGAATTCAATTTACTCCAGATTTAATGCCTTCTGATATTTTAGGTACTTCTGTGTTTAATGTAAAAACATCTGAGTTTGAATTTAAGAAAGGACCGATATTCTCGAATATGGTTTTAATTGATGAAATTAATCGTGCTCCTGCTAAAACACAAGCTGCATTATTCGAGGTAATGGAAGAAAAGCAAATAACTATGGACGGAACTCGCTATCAAATGAATGCTCCGTTTATTGTATTGGCGACTCAAAATCCAATTGAACAAGAAGGAACATACAGACTTCCTGAAGCCCAATTAGATCGTTTTATTTTTAAAATTAATGTTGAATATCCATCAGCTGCAGAAGAATTAGAAATTATTTCAAGAGAACAAGCTTTAGAAAAAAACACTAAACTAGATGAAGTTGAAAAGGTGATTACAGGTGAAGAAATTATCAAGTTTAAAAACTTAATAAGACAAATTAAAGTAGAGAAAAACTTACTAGAATATATTGCTAATATTGTTGTAAACACTCGATCAAATTCATTTTTATTTTTAGGAGCATCTCCAAGAGCATCTATTTCAATTTTAAAAGCTGCAAAAGCATTTGCTGCAATCAATGGAAAAGACTTTGTCACACCTGAGGATATTAAAAATGCAGCAATCCCCGTATTAGAACATCGTGTAATTGTTACTCCAGAACGCGAAATGGAAGGCGTGACAAGTAAACAAATCATTGAGCAAATTATTGAATCAGTAGAAATTCCTAGGTAAACAGTCAATTTTATACATGAAGAACTTCATAAAATCTTTTTTTCTAAACGATCGATTTTACTATGGAATTGGTGTTATTACCATGTTATTCATAGTTGGATTCTTTATTCCTGTATTTTTTGGATTTTCGAAAGTTCTTTTATTTTCTTGGCTTTTAATCACAGTTATTGATGTCATACTACTCTTTTCAGTCAAAAACGGAGTTACTACGGTAAGAACTGTTCCAGAACGACTATCAAATGGAGATGAAAATCGTATATCTTTAAACATAATAAGTAATTATAGAATAGTCACTAAGAATAGTATTTTAGAAGAGCTTCCTTTTCAACTTCAAAACAGAAATTTTCGATTATTTCAGCAATTATCTCCACAAGAAGAAGTTGAACTTGTCTATAAAGTTATACCTTTTAAAAGAGGAGATTATGATTTTGGAAATACAAATATTTATGTTTCTTCTATGCTTCAATTAGCTACAAGAAAATATATTTCTAGCGAAACTAAAGTTGTTAAATGTTATCCTTCTTTCTTGAAAATAAATGAACTAAACATAAAAGCCATTTCTAATAATCTTCATGCTCAGGGTAACAAAAAGATTCGAAGAATTGGTAATTCTATGGAGTTCGAACAGATTAAAGAATATGTTAATGGCGATGATATTAGAACTTTAAACTGGAAAGCCACTGCTAAAAGAAACCAATTAATGGTGAATCAATATGTAGAAGAGAAATCGCAACCTATTTACTCTGTTATTGATAAAGGAAGACAGATGCAATTGCATTTTGAAAATTTAACCTTACTCGATTATGCAATAAATGCCACCCTAGCGGTTAGTAATACGATATTGAGAAAACAAGATAAAGCTGGAATGTTTTCGTTTTCCAAGAAAATTGATAACATTATTGTTGCCGAACAACGAAACTCACAAATGAGTTTAATCTCTGATGCTCTGTATAATATTAAAACAGATTTCGAAGAATCTGATTATAGTTTACTATATGCCGGAATTAAACGTAAAATTCCTAGCAGAAGTTTACTGATTTTGTATACGAATTTTGAAACATTAGATTCCTTAAAGAGGCAACTACCCTATTTGAGAGCCATTGCAAAGAATCATTTATTATTGGTTGTTTTTTTCGAAAATACAGAATTGAATAAAATTGCCGATAAAAAAGCCATAACCGTTGAAAATGTATATGATAAAATCATTGCAGAAAAGTTCATGTATGAGAAAAAACAAATAGCTAACGAATTAAAAAAATACGGAATCCAGTCAGTTTTAACAAAACCGCAAAACTTAACTGGTGACACGATTAATAAATATTTAGAATTGAAATTGCGAGGTTTATTTTAATTCAATACTTTTTACACTCAAATTAATAATTAAAAATTGTTCAAAACTATGACTAACTTAAAACTTAAACTGAAGAAAATTGACCCTGTAAAATCTGGTGTTATTTATGGAGCATTAATGGGACTTGGAGGATTATTCGTTGCGTTTTTCTTCATGTTGTTTGGAAGCGTATTTGGAGCTGCAACAGGGGAAATGGGTGCTTTCGGAGCCATGGCCGGTAGTGGTATTTTAATGATGATCTTCTTACCTATTTTCTATTTCGTAATTGGTTTTGTTATTGGAATTCTAGGCACTTTATTACTGAACTTTATCTTAAAGAAAACTGATGGATTGATTATCGATTTTGATAAGGTAAGTGAATCAGAAGATATTTCAATGATTGGAAGAAACATTTAAACTCTACCATGTAAAATATGTACAAAAATCATCTAGCGTTTGTTAGATGATTTTTTTTGTAAGTTGCAAGAGATAAATCGAACCAATAGCTATTTAAAATTCTTATCAAATGAAGCCTGTTTTTGCATTCTTATTTCTTTGTTTATTCATACTTTCTTGTTCAACAAAAGAAAAAATAAATAAACTTGAAATCGGAAGTTATAAAGCTTCTTTATTAATTCAGGACAACGAAGAAATTCCTTTTACATTTGATGTTTTAAATGATCAAAAGTTAAATATTTATAATGCGGATGAAGTCATTTCAGTTTATGAAATTTCTTATGTAAACGATTCTGTAAATATTCAACTTCCATATTTTGAAGGATTCATAAGAGCCAAAATAAATGATAATGAAATCAACGGTCGATTTACAAACGCAAGTTTAAATAGAACTGTGCCATTTAAAGCAATTCCCAATGCTCCTCGATTTAAAAACGAAGGAAAAGCCAAACACAATATTACTGGGAACTGGGAAACAGTATTCAGTCCAGATTCAGAAGAAGATACATATATTGCTAAAGGAATTTTCAATCAAAAAGGAAACAATGTAATTGGAACATTCAGAACTAAAACTGGAGATTATCGCTATTTAGAAGGTATTATTGATGGTGATTCTTTAAAATTATCAACTTTTGATGGAGCTCATGCTTTCTTATTTATCGCTAAAGTTTCAGACTCTCTTATCAACGGGAATTTTTATTCTGGAAACCATTGGAAAGAACCTTTCACAGCAAAATTAAATAGCAATTATGAACTTCCGGGTGCAGAAACTTTAACTCAGTTAAAAGATGGCTACGATAGTATTGAATTCTCTTTCCCTGATGAAAACGGACAAAATATATCTTTAATTGATACTCGTTTTAAAAACAAAGTTACTATTGTTCAAATTATGGGAACTTGGTGTCCTAATTGTTTAGACGAAAGTAAATACTATGCTGACTATTACAACCAAAACAAATCAAAGGACATTGAATTTGTTGCTTTAGCTTTTGAAGTTGCTAAAACCAAGGAAGAAGGATTTAAACTTATTAAACGTTTAAAAGAACAAACTGGAATTAATTATCCAGTTCTTTTAGCACAATATGGAACATCAAGTAAAATTGATGCACAAAAAAAAATACCAATGCTAAATCATGTACTCTCCTATCCTACTTCAATTTTTATTGATAAAAAGGGAAAAGTTCGAAAAATTCATACTGGATTTAATGGTCCTGCAACTGGTGAGAACTATTTAGAGTTCAAAAAAGAGTTTGAAGCTTTTGTAAATACTTTGCTGACTGAGTAACGATATTTTTAATAATTGCTATGACTTTAAATAAATTAGTTTTTTCTACACTATTATTCTTTTCATTTTTAAATATTTGTTTTTCACAAACAAATAATGTTGATATAATATCAGGAACAATAATTGATTCTGAATCAAAACATACTTTAGAAGGAGCAACTATTTATTTTCCTAAACTTTCATTAGGAACTTATTCCGATGAAAACGGTAAATTTTCTATTAATTTAAGTGAAATAACTAACAAGGATCATATAGTTATTTCTCATTTAGGATATTCAGAAGTACGACTAAAATTGAATCTTTTTAAAAAGGATGAAATAATCAAATTATCTTCAAAAAACAATGAACTAAAAGAAGTCATCATCTCCTCAAAAGAGTTCAATCAAAAAAATTTTATTACAGAAGCTGTAAAAAAATACAACCAACACAAACGAATCAATCCTCATATTGCATTAGCACATTACACAGAAACAGCTAAAAAAGGAGGTAACTATATTATGTATATG contains:
- a CDS encoding phosphoglycerate mutase family protein — its product is MMKNIFLTLLFLFGIQTVTAQSETTTYYFIRHADKVLTNKKDRDPDLTKKGYARAQNWAKVLSDVKFDIVYSSNYKRTIETARPTAKANDIELKIYNPKKPFDKKFQNDTKGKTVLIVGHSNSSPTFVNTILGKSKYEEIDESNYTNLYIVHINKASKTSTLLHIGD
- a CDS encoding RDD family protein, with translation MKTLQVNTTQNVMINFELANVGQRLLAFIIDNVVKFGYLYFILEVFDFNLIKDATEGDYWSAKAIDILMILPITFYSLYSEILMNGQTLGKRILGIRVINIEGFRPSIGDYIIRWFMRMVDFNLFILLFVYFYSTGYGIQLLGFIYIILIIGKCVGFFMIVFTNKNQRVGDISANTVVVALKDRASFSKTILEDIKEDYKPVFANVIKLSDNDARIIKDTYTRAKNKNDFNTLIKLRSKIEEVTDIRKPKGISDIDFIGTVLKDFNYYTKD
- a CDS encoding stage II sporulation protein M; amino-acid sequence: MREIAFIKQNKEKWLELDEVISNNIEKTPDEIADLHVKIMNDLSYAQTFYPKSNVVPYLNKLAKKSYGKIYHTKRQDKNTLVAFFLETVPLLSYKYRKYIYLSFIFFFVCFFIGLLSTFNDENFARQILGNSYVDETLENIESGDALAIYKNGSNWGSFIGILNNNLRVGLNMFLSGIFLGIGSGYYIIHNGIMVAVFQAFFYQNNSLFDSLKGIWIHGTFEIFAMVIEAACGYIIGASILFPGALKRIESFKKGLREAFFIFLSTIPFTFIAAFLEGYVTRYYNQVPTIVCILIIAISLFSISYYYLIFPYKVATQNKVR
- a CDS encoding DUF58 domain-containing protein yields the protein MKNFIKSFFLNDRFYYGIGVITMLFIVGFFIPVFFGFSKVLLFSWLLITVIDVILLFSVKNGVTTVRTVPERLSNGDENRISLNIISNYRIVTKNSILEELPFQLQNRNFRLFQQLSPQEEVELVYKVIPFKRGDYDFGNTNIYVSSMLQLATRKYISSETKVVKCYPSFLKINELNIKAISNNLHAQGNKKIRRIGNSMEFEQIKEYVNGDDIRTLNWKATAKRNQLMVNQYVEEKSQPIYSVIDKGRQMQLHFENLTLLDYAINATLAVSNTILRKQDKAGMFSFSKKIDNIIVAEQRNSQMSLISDALYNIKTDFEESDYSLLYAGIKRKIPSRSLLILYTNFETLDSLKRQLPYLRAIAKNHLLLVVFFENTELNKIADKKAITVENVYDKIIAEKFMYEKKQIANELKKYGIQSVLTKPQNLTGDTINKYLELKLRGLF
- a CDS encoding AAA family ATPase gives rise to the protein MEETRQENENLEFENRIDLSELQESVNKIKTQLSKVIVGQKEMVDLLIVAIFSDGHALIEGVPGVAKTMTTKLLSRAMDIDFSRIQFTPDLMPSDILGTSVFNVKTSEFEFKKGPIFSNMVLIDEINRAPAKTQAALFEVMEEKQITMDGTRYQMNAPFIVLATQNPIEQEGTYRLPEAQLDRFIFKINVEYPSAAEELEIISREQALEKNTKLDEVEKVITGEEIIKFKNLIRQIKVEKNLLEYIANIVVNTRSNSFLFLGASPRASISILKAAKAFAAINGKDFVTPEDIKNAAIPVLEHRVIVTPEREMEGVTSKQIIEQIIESVEIPR
- a CDS encoding peroxiredoxin family protein, whose product is MKPVFAFLFLCLFILSCSTKEKINKLEIGSYKASLLIQDNEEIPFTFDVLNDQKLNIYNADEVISVYEISYVNDSVNIQLPYFEGFIRAKINDNEINGRFTNASLNRTVPFKAIPNAPRFKNEGKAKHNITGNWETVFSPDSEEDTYIAKGIFNQKGNNVIGTFRTKTGDYRYLEGIIDGDSLKLSTFDGAHAFLFIAKVSDSLINGNFYSGNHWKEPFTAKLNSNYELPGAETLTQLKDGYDSIEFSFPDENGQNISLIDTRFKNKVTIVQIMGTWCPNCLDESKYYADYYNQNKSKDIEFVALAFEVAKTKEEGFKLIKRLKEQTGINYPVLLAQYGTSSKIDAQKKIPMLNHVLSYPTSIFIDKKGKVRKIHTGFNGPATGENYLEFKKEFEAFVNTLLTE